A window from Dissulfurirhabdus thermomarina encodes these proteins:
- a CDS encoding amidohydrolase family protein gives MRPPLAAACGLWLAAAAAAAAAPPPPVVDLHCHAAGIGAGGSGCFVSAALRRNWRFPVFLRAFGVTEGDLRREGDALLIRRLSERLAAARLVDAAVVLALDGVVGPDGALDRERTEIYVPNAFVARETTRFPNLLFGASINPYRADALERLDRAARQGAVLVKWLPDVQLIDPADPRLVPFYRRLRELGLPLLVHTGLERSFTRSRDDLGDPARLELPLREGVTVIAAHAAANGARGGRPYQETLFVLLARYPNLYADVSSLTQVNKRAGLFRLLRRPELFPRLVYGTDMPLIATPLVSPLFFAFRVGWRDLWAVLREPNPWDRDVRLKRALGFPGAVFTRSAEVLGLVRGADGRIEKKGRGEAPR, from the coding sequence GTGAGGCCGCCCCTCGCCGCCGCCTGCGGCCTCTGGCTCGCCGCAGCCGCGGCGGCCGCCGCGGCGCCCCCGCCGCCGGTGGTGGACCTCCACTGCCACGCGGCGGGCATCGGCGCCGGGGGGAGCGGGTGCTTCGTCTCGGCGGCCCTCCGCCGGAACTGGCGCTTCCCCGTCTTCCTGCGGGCCTTCGGGGTCACCGAGGGGGATCTCCGCCGGGAGGGCGACGCCCTTCTCATCCGGCGCCTTTCGGAGCGCCTCGCCGCCGCGCGCCTCGTGGACGCCGCGGTGGTCCTGGCCTTGGACGGGGTGGTGGGGCCGGACGGCGCCCTGGACCGGGAACGGACCGAGATCTACGTGCCCAACGCCTTCGTGGCACGCGAGACCACCCGCTTCCCCAACCTCCTCTTCGGGGCCAGCATCAACCCCTACCGGGCCGACGCCCTGGAACGGCTCGACCGGGCCGCCCGCCAGGGGGCCGTTCTGGTCAAGTGGCTGCCCGACGTCCAGCTCATCGACCCCGCAGACCCGCGCCTCGTCCCCTTCTACCGCCGGCTGCGCGAGCTGGGGCTCCCGCTCCTGGTGCACACGGGGCTGGAGCGCTCCTTCACCCGCTCCCGGGACGACCTCGGCGACCCGGCCCGGCTCGAGCTCCCCCTCCGGGAGGGGGTCACCGTCATCGCGGCCCATGCCGCGGCCAACGGCGCCCGCGGCGGCCGCCCCTACCAGGAGACGCTCTTCGTCCTCCTCGCCCGCTACCCGAACCTCTACGCCGACGTCTCGAGCCTCACCCAGGTGAACAAGCGGGCGGGGCTCTTCCGGCTGCTCCGCCGGCCGGAGCTCTTCCCCCGCCTGGTCTACGGGACGGACATGCCGCTGATCGCAACCCCCCTGGTCTCGCCCCTCTTCTTCGCCTTCCGGGTGGGGTGGCGGGACCTCTGGGCCGTGCTCCGTGAGCCGAACCCGTGGGACCGGGACGTGCGGCTCAAGCGGGCCCTGGGGTTCCCCGGGGCGGTCTTCACCCGGAGCGCCGAGGTGCTGGGCCTCGTCCGGGGGGCGGACGGGCGGATCGAGAAGAAGGGGCGGGGCGAAGCGCCCCGATGA
- a CDS encoding DEAD/DEAH box helicase has protein sequence MARANLQKPKTGGLSWCDAVRPLFLPVIRGRGERYAREGRVHLERVSPAEIRGVVQGERDYAVWAKRDPLAPLAVDLGCTCPFFRQGFFCKHLWAALLEADRAGRRPAAAVAPPEDWRQVLDPGLWAPSGPGTEPEGAPGTFRLEYHLQVEPVPTLTVQERYVRKDGRPGRPRRLRTATLDRGDLPRADRTLLAVLSDVARVQGVYGGGWRLGPGHLERVAPSPRDLEVLLPLLAETGRCRVSRGEEVLADPLRPGGPGRVRLELRLAPPPGDPEGDPLLAPVLCFPSGETAGPEQVAEVFRTRPVFFVAGGRLHVLADVDPRVARRLLARPGVPVPREELADLLAWAERVSGLPPVRVEGRLAPPLVRGIGPEPRLVVRLREDRVEAGLTFSYEGLVADPGDPAGEILDAGRWRRIARDLSAEAAAAGRLREAGFRPLAHGGFECGLAAAARALGELASEGWHVEAEGGRPLRAGRIRRLQVASGVDWFDLRGTLDFGGVQVPLPRAVRAYLQGRRLVRLDDGSVGLLPEEWFARHAPAMELAEATGGAKGGFRFRSSHALLLDAMLAEAAEVETDARFDEMRRALEGFTGIRPLPAPREFRGRLRPYQREALGWFGFLKDFGLGGILADDMGLGKTVQVLAWLLRERGRGPSLVVAPTSLVHNWVEEARRFAPALETGVHAGPRRDRRLSGLLPDLLVTTYGVLRRDIARLREIPFHYVVLDESQAVKNPASQAAKAVRLLRARHRLCLTGTPIENHAGELWSQMEFLNPGLLGPLARFERNFVRPLAAGDPAAAAALRDLVRPFVLRRTKEEVAAELPEKVEHVVTCPMTPGQARVYARLRDHYRGEVLAAVDRRGVARARMKVLEGLLRLRQAAVHPGLVGAEAAGSGKLEKLMELVRGAVEGGHRALVFSQFTSFLALLRQALADAGIPFESMEGRTPRAARARRIARFQAGEVPVFLVSLRAGGVGLNLTAADYVFLVDPWWNPAVEAQAVDRAHRIGQERRVFTYRLVSAETVEEKVRALQERKQEAVRAVLAGGRNPVRELTREDLERLFS, from the coding sequence ATGGCACGCGCAAACCTGCAAAAACCCAAAACCGGCGGCCTCTCCTGGTGCGACGCGGTCCGGCCCCTTTTCCTCCCGGTGATCCGCGGCCGGGGGGAGCGCTACGCCCGGGAGGGGCGGGTGCATCTCGAGCGCGTCTCGCCGGCGGAGATTCGGGGCGTGGTCCAGGGCGAGCGCGATTACGCCGTGTGGGCCAAGCGGGACCCGCTTGCGCCCCTGGCGGTGGACCTCGGCTGCACCTGTCCCTTCTTCCGCCAGGGCTTCTTCTGCAAGCATCTCTGGGCCGCCTTGCTGGAGGCCGACCGGGCCGGCCGCCGGCCCGCCGCGGCCGTCGCTCCCCCCGAAGACTGGCGCCAGGTCCTCGACCCGGGGCTGTGGGCCCCCTCCGGGCCCGGGACCGAGCCCGAGGGCGCCCCCGGCACCTTCCGGCTGGAGTACCACCTCCAGGTGGAGCCGGTGCCCACCCTCACGGTGCAGGAACGCTACGTCCGGAAGGACGGGCGGCCGGGACGGCCCCGGCGCCTCCGAACCGCCACCCTGGACCGCGGCGACCTTCCCCGGGCGGACCGGACGCTGCTGGCCGTGCTCTCCGACGTCGCCCGGGTGCAGGGGGTGTACGGGGGCGGCTGGCGGCTGGGCCCGGGGCACCTCGAGCGGGTGGCACCGTCGCCGCGCGACCTCGAGGTCTTGCTGCCGCTCCTGGCCGAGACGGGCCGCTGCCGCGTGAGCCGGGGGGAGGAGGTCCTGGCCGATCCCCTGCGCCCCGGCGGCCCGGGCCGGGTGCGCCTCGAGCTCCGGCTCGCCCCGCCGCCCGGCGACCCGGAGGGCGATCCCCTGCTGGCGCCCGTCCTCTGTTTCCCCTCCGGCGAGACCGCCGGGCCGGAGCAGGTGGCCGAGGTCTTCCGCACCCGGCCGGTCTTCTTCGTGGCCGGCGGCCGCCTCCACGTCCTGGCGGACGTGGACCCGCGGGTCGCCCGGCGCCTGCTGGCCCGGCCGGGGGTGCCGGTGCCCCGGGAGGAACTGGCCGACCTCCTGGCGTGGGCGGAGCGGGTCTCCGGCCTGCCCCCGGTGCGGGTCGAGGGGCGGCTCGCCCCGCCGCTGGTCCGGGGCATTGGGCCCGAGCCCCGGCTGGTGGTGCGGCTCAGGGAAGACCGGGTCGAGGCCGGGCTCACCTTCTCCTACGAGGGCCTCGTGGCGGACCCGGGCGACCCGGCCGGGGAGATCCTCGACGCCGGGAGGTGGCGGCGCATCGCGCGGGATCTCTCCGCCGAGGCGGCGGCCGCCGGGCGCCTCCGCGAGGCGGGGTTCCGCCCCCTGGCGCACGGCGGCTTCGAGTGCGGCCTCGCCGCCGCAGCGAGGGCCCTCGGGGAACTGGCCTCGGAGGGCTGGCACGTCGAGGCCGAGGGCGGCCGTCCGCTCCGGGCCGGGCGGATCCGCCGCCTCCAGGTGGCCTCCGGAGTGGACTGGTTCGACCTCCGGGGCACGCTCGATTTCGGGGGCGTCCAGGTCCCGCTGCCCCGGGCCGTCCGGGCCTACCTCCAGGGGCGGCGCCTGGTCCGCCTCGACGACGGGTCCGTGGGGCTCCTCCCGGAAGAGTGGTTCGCCCGGCACGCCCCGGCCATGGAGCTGGCCGAGGCCACGGGCGGCGCCAAGGGGGGCTTCCGGTTCCGATCCTCCCACGCCCTGCTCCTCGACGCCATGCTCGCCGAGGCGGCGGAGGTGGAGACGGACGCCCGGTTCGACGAGATGCGCCGGGCCCTCGAGGGGTTCACCGGGATCCGGCCCCTCCCGGCCCCCCGGGAGTTCCGGGGCCGGCTCCGGCCCTACCAGCGCGAGGCACTGGGCTGGTTCGGCTTCCTGAAGGACTTCGGCCTCGGCGGCATCCTGGCCGACGACATGGGGCTCGGAAAGACCGTCCAGGTCCTGGCCTGGCTCCTCCGGGAGCGGGGCCGCGGCCCTTCCCTGGTGGTGGCCCCGACTTCCCTCGTGCACAACTGGGTGGAGGAGGCCCGGCGCTTCGCCCCGGCCCTCGAGACCGGGGTCCACGCCGGCCCGAGGCGCGACCGGCGCCTTTCGGGCCTGCTGCCGGACCTCCTCGTCACCACCTACGGGGTGCTCCGGCGTGACATCGCCCGGCTCCGGGAGATCCCCTTCCACTACGTGGTCCTCGACGAGAGCCAGGCCGTCAAGAACCCCGCCTCCCAGGCGGCCAAGGCCGTGCGGCTCCTCCGGGCCCGCCACCGGCTCTGCCTCACCGGGACGCCCATCGAGAACCACGCCGGGGAACTCTGGTCGCAGATGGAGTTCCTGAACCCGGGCCTCCTGGGGCCCCTGGCCCGGTTCGAGCGGAACTTCGTCCGGCCTCTCGCGGCGGGGGACCCGGCGGCGGCCGCCGCGCTCCGGGACCTGGTCCGGCCCTTCGTCCTGCGCCGCACCAAGGAAGAGGTGGCGGCGGAACTGCCCGAGAAGGTGGAGCACGTGGTCACCTGCCCCATGACCCCGGGGCAGGCCCGGGTCTACGCCCGGCTCCGGGACCACTACCGGGGGGAGGTGCTGGCCGCCGTGGACCGGCGCGGGGTTGCCCGGGCCCGGATGAAGGTCCTCGAGGGGCTCCTGCGGCTCCGGCAGGCGGCGGTCCACCCGGGCCTCGTGGGGGCGGAGGCGGCGGGTTCCGGCAAGCTCGAAAAGCTCATGGAGCTCGTCCGGGGGGCCGTGGAGGGCGGGCACCGGGCCCTGGTCTTCTCGCAGTTCACGAGTTTTCTCGCCCTGCTCCGCCAAGCCCTCGCCGACGCGGGGATCCCCTTCGAGTCCATGGAGGGGCGAACGCCGCGGGCCGCCCGGGCACGCCGCATCGCCCGCTTCCAGGCCGGGGAGGTTCCGGTCTTCCTGGTCAGCCTCCGGGCCGGCGGGGTGGGGCTCAACCTCACCGCCGCGGACTACGTCTTCCTGGTGGATCCCTGGTGGAACCCCGCCGTGGAGGCCCAGGCCGTGGACCGGGCCCACCGGATCGGGCAGGAGAGGCGCGTCTTCACCTACCGGCTGGTCAGCGCGGAGACGGTGGAGGAGAAGGTCCGGGCCCTCCAGGAGCGGAAGCAGGAGGCGGTCCGGGCGGTGCTGGCCGGCGGGCGGAACCCCGTCCGGGAGCTGACGCGGGAGGATCTCGAGCGCCTCTTCTCGTGA
- a CDS encoding DUF5049 domain-containing protein, translating to MPGVRVPAAVLEGILAVRRCGLTNMLDRPVVADLAEKLGFPDAARWIETHPSDYAEGVFRGFEAEEGGGR from the coding sequence GTGCCCGGGGTGCGCGTTCCGGCGGCGGTGCTGGAAGGCATCCTGGCGGTGCGCCGCTGCGGCCTCACCAACATGCTGGACCGGCCGGTGGTGGCGGACCTGGCGGAGAAGCTCGGCTTCCCCGATGCCGCCCGCTGGATCGAGACCCATCCCAGCGACTACGCCGAGGGCGTGTTCCGGGGCTTCGAGGCCGAAGAAGGAGGTGGGCGCTGA
- a CDS encoding class II glutamine amidotransferase, translating to MCGLAGVIFGKKRRRAEERDHLAWLFTRLLVLSESRGPHATGVAWLNRDGEHRLFKRPVPAGQFVTDKAFQEVLAGMDNRATLLVGHTRWRTRGDERINRNNHPIRAGDVIGTHNGTIYNADRLFRRLRLRRFAEVDSELLFRLADRAFRHETPDLERFKRDLALCRGQITAVLASRRRPGTVLVLKGNKPLELRIHRRHRAALYASDPAFLDAVLADERGWRPLPLEPMTMLVFRHESLMEFSRESFTFIAQGKL from the coding sequence ATGTGCGGGCTGGCGGGCGTCATCTTCGGGAAGAAGCGGCGGCGCGCCGAGGAACGAGACCACCTGGCGTGGCTCTTCACCCGGCTCCTGGTCCTGAGCGAGAGCCGGGGCCCCCACGCCACCGGCGTCGCCTGGCTCAACCGCGACGGCGAGCACCGGCTCTTCAAGCGACCCGTACCTGCCGGGCAGTTCGTCACCGACAAGGCGTTCCAGGAGGTCCTGGCCGGGATGGACAACCGGGCCACCCTCCTCGTCGGCCACACGCGCTGGCGGACCCGCGGGGATGAGCGCATCAACCGCAACAACCACCCGATCCGGGCCGGGGACGTCATCGGTACCCACAACGGCACCATCTACAACGCCGACCGCCTGTTCCGGAGGCTCCGGCTGAGGCGCTTCGCCGAGGTGGACAGCGAGCTCCTCTTCCGCCTGGCGGACCGTGCCTTCCGGCACGAGACGCCGGACCTCGAGCGCTTCAAGCGCGACCTGGCCCTGTGCCGGGGGCAGATCACCGCCGTGCTGGCCTCCCGCCGCCGGCCCGGGACGGTCCTGGTGCTCAAGGGGAACAAGCCGCTCGAACTGCGCATCCACCGCCGTCACCGGGCGGCGCTCTACGCCTCGGATCCGGCCTTCCTCGACGCCGTGCTGGCCGACGAGCGTGGGTGGCGGCCGCTCCCGCTGGAGCCCATGACCATGCTCGTGTTCAGGCACGAGAGTCTCATGGAGTTCTCCAGGGAGTCGTTCACCTTCATCGCCCAGGGGAAGCTGTGA
- a CDS encoding four helix bundle protein, whose protein sequence is MNANEFKNRTKAFAIRVIRLVEALPKNQTAKVIGNQLLRCGTSVGANYRAACRAKSPADFVAKMAIVEEECDESIYWMELIVEAGLMDEKRLVDLKNEANEILSMVVASIKTARSRK, encoded by the coding sequence ATGAACGCGAATGAGTTCAAAAACAGAACCAAGGCCTTCGCGATCAGGGTGATCCGGTTGGTGGAAGCGCTGCCGAAAAACCAGACCGCGAAGGTGATCGGAAACCAGTTGCTCCGATGCGGCACCTCGGTTGGTGCAAACTATCGCGCCGCTTGCCGTGCCAAATCTCCCGCCGACTTCGTTGCAAAGATGGCAATCGTCGAAGAAGAATGCGATGAATCCATCTACTGGATGGAACTGATCGTGGAAGCCGGATTGATGGACGAAAAGCGCTTGGTCGACTTGAAAAACGAAGCAAACGAAATCCTTTCAATGGTTGTCGCCTCCATTAAAACCGCACGATCACGCAAATAA
- a CDS encoding gamma-glutamylcyclotransferase family protein: protein MVLKRGCWNHDRFCRGVLSVEEAVVRGRLYEFPSGIPVLEVPEADVLAYGTADPLADVATQARLAAEFAAPRAAHPDPGENGAPGGRWGPVYGELLTFDDLETRLPAIDHLEGFLPGGPSLYRRVLVPASTRGRRVLVWLYVEGAGRRPPGRRLADGVWQA, encoded by the coding sequence ATGGTCCTCAAGCGGGGGTGCTGGAATCACGACCGGTTCTGCCGGGGCGTCCTCTCCGTGGAGGAGGCAGTCGTCCGGGGCCGCCTGTACGAGTTCCCTTCCGGCATCCCGGTCCTGGAGGTGCCCGAGGCGGACGTCCTGGCCTACGGCACCGCCGACCCGCTCGCCGACGTGGCCACACAGGCGCGCCTGGCCGCGGAGTTCGCCGCACCACGCGCCGCACACCCCGACCCCGGGGAGAACGGCGCCCCGGGCGGCCGTTGGGGCCCCGTGTACGGCGAGCTCCTGACCTTCGACGATCTCGAGACCCGCCTCCCGGCCATCGACCACCTCGAGGGCTTCCTGCCCGGCGGACCCAGCCTCTACAGGCGTGTGCTGGTGCCGGCAAGTACACGAGGACGCCGCGTCCTGGTCTGGCTTTACGTGGAGGGCGCCGGCAGGCGCCCTCCTGGCCGTCGGCTGGCGGATGGTGTCTGGCAAGCCTAG
- a CDS encoding helix-turn-helix domain-containing protein, producing the protein MDEKPGAVLTIDELSAYLKIPKSTLYKLVREGKVPCQKIGRHWRFRKQAIDRWLEETHGDTKDGGNE; encoded by the coding sequence ATGGATGAAAAACCAGGCGCCGTCCTGACCATCGACGAGTTGTCTGCCTACCTGAAGATACCGAAGTCGACGCTCTACAAGCTCGTTCGGGAAGGCAAAGTCCCGTGCCAGAAGATTGGTCGCCATTGGCGCTTCCGGAAGCAAGCCATCGACCGCTGGTTGGAAGAGACGCACGGCGATACGAAAGACGGAGGAAACGAGTAA
- the brxF gene encoding BREX-3 system P-loop-containing protein BrxF: MAEPLGDQVLRKIGEARELYHRLILMVGPAGSGKTSALQEVSASTSAPLVNVNLELSRRMLDLTERQRALQLPRLLGEIVGEATGELVLLDNIEILFDVHLKQDPLRLLQGLSRNKTVVAAWNGSIVDGHMTYAVPDHPEYRRYPIRDFLVASPEVTT, translated from the coding sequence ATGGCGGAGCCCTTGGGGGATCAGGTCCTGCGGAAGATCGGTGAGGCTCGCGAGCTCTATCACCGCCTGATCCTGATGGTGGGCCCGGCGGGAAGCGGGAAGACGTCCGCGTTGCAGGAGGTGTCGGCCTCGACCTCCGCACCGCTCGTCAACGTCAATCTCGAGCTGTCTCGCCGGATGCTGGACCTGACCGAACGCCAACGGGCTCTGCAGCTACCGCGGCTCTTGGGCGAAATCGTGGGTGAAGCCACAGGCGAGCTGGTTTTGCTCGACAACATCGAGATCCTTTTCGATGTTCACCTGAAGCAGGATCCTTTGCGTCTGCTTCAGGGATTGTCCCGGAACAAGACGGTCGTGGCCGCCTGGAACGGATCCATCGTGGATGGTCACATGACCTACGCCGTCCCGGACCACCCCGAATACCGCCGCTACCCGATTCGCGATTTTCTGGTGGCCAGTCCGGAGGTGACGACATGA
- a CDS encoding DUF6079 family protein yields MRYGDLIQFEPIESVVQLRDADEAASARQLVSTYVISDEMAEKLTGLVIPQLQFDQPVDNKGLLVVGNYGTGKSHLMSVISSIAEHADLLSALGNAQVAQAAERIAGKFKVVRTEIGATTMSLRDILVGELEEHLAAMGVTYTFPDASQVPNNKRAFEEMMAAFHQEYPDHGLLLVVDELLDYLRTRKDQELILDLNFLREVGEVCKDLRFRFMAGVQEAIFDSPRFAFVADSIRRVKDRFEQILIARKDVKFVVAERLLKKTGEQQAKIREYLTPFAKFYGHMNERMDEFVRLFPVHPDYIDTFERVTAVEKREVLKTISLAMKKLLDQEVPEDRPGLIAYDSYWTNLRENPSFRAVPDIKAVIDCSQVLESRVTQAFTRPAYKPMALRIIHALSVHRLTTGDIYAPLGATAEELRDALCLYQPGIEELGGDPADDLLSQVETVLREIHKTVSGQFISSNPDNRQFYLDLKKTDDFDALIEKRAESLDASQLDRYYYEALKRVMECTDQTYVTGYKIWQHELEWLEHKAARQGYLFFGAPNERSTAVPPRDFYLYFIQPFDPPHFKDEKKADEVFFRLKLATTDKHGSTQMEQVNPGSSASIRGSYPGDEFRTALTNYAAALDLAPTSSGHAKATYESKATGFLRDLVGWLQKHMTDAFEVTYQGRTKSVGESLRQASSVLNRLGGDARRWTRDAQTPGEARLNFRDLVNTIAGIVLSAHFQDQAPEYPYFSVLITGQNREQAAQDALRAIAGQNRTKQATAVLDALELLDGERLDPYRSKYATHILNILKKKGHGQVVNRSELIQEVYGVEYFAPDKGYRLEPEWAVVVLAALVYSGDLVLSIPGKKFDATGLPQLAATSIDELAHFKHIERPKDWNLPALKALFELLGLTPGMAQLVTQGKEEPVQQLQKAISEYVERLVRAQQIVREGIVFWGQNLISPRSDVQSPKSGDIGPSTLDQRLSACKEFLESLQAFNSPGKLKNFRYDAQEVKRHEDGLKALSEIESLQELVSDLGPVASYLSTAEAVLPTDHEWVERMKATRDAVLAQVSDPAQRTSSAFRQQTLRKLTDLKKSYVQAYLAMHTRARLGVNEDKRKSALMGDERLKTLSRLSTIDLMPRQHLTDFQNRLAGLKSCFALTEQDLDASPVCPHCGFRPSAEIVRGPKSNVQSYSDLGPGTLDFGLVNAAVVLDQLDDELDKMIEDWTATLITNLEDPTTRGNLDLLKPEPRKLVDAFLKERKLPEELGQDFIHALQEVLSGLVKVAVKTEDLRAALLKGGSPATPAEMKKRFEEYLEELTKGNEQGKVRIVLE; encoded by the coding sequence ATGAGATATGGAGACCTGATCCAATTCGAGCCCATCGAGTCCGTAGTCCAGCTACGGGATGCCGATGAGGCCGCAAGCGCCAGACAGCTGGTCAGCACCTATGTCATCTCCGACGAGATGGCCGAGAAGCTGACCGGCCTTGTGATCCCCCAGCTTCAGTTCGACCAGCCCGTCGATAACAAGGGGCTGCTTGTCGTGGGCAACTACGGCACCGGTAAGTCACACCTGATGTCGGTGATCTCCAGCATCGCCGAGCACGCGGACCTGCTTTCCGCCCTGGGCAACGCACAGGTGGCACAAGCCGCAGAGCGGATCGCCGGCAAGTTCAAGGTGGTCCGCACCGAGATCGGGGCCACCACCATGTCGCTGCGGGACATCCTCGTCGGCGAGCTGGAAGAGCACCTGGCCGCCATGGGCGTGACCTACACCTTCCCGGATGCCAGCCAGGTCCCCAACAACAAGCGGGCCTTCGAGGAGATGATGGCCGCGTTCCACCAGGAGTATCCGGACCATGGCCTGCTCCTGGTCGTGGATGAGCTGCTGGACTATCTCCGCACCCGCAAGGACCAGGAGCTGATCCTCGACCTCAACTTCCTCCGTGAGGTGGGTGAGGTCTGCAAGGACCTGCGCTTCCGCTTCATGGCGGGTGTGCAGGAGGCCATCTTCGACAGCCCCCGTTTCGCCTTCGTGGCCGACAGCATCCGCCGGGTCAAGGACCGCTTCGAACAGATCCTCATCGCCCGCAAGGACGTGAAGTTCGTCGTCGCCGAGCGCCTGCTCAAGAAGACCGGCGAGCAGCAGGCCAAGATCCGCGAGTACCTCACACCGTTCGCCAAGTTCTACGGCCACATGAACGAGCGGATGGACGAGTTCGTCCGCCTCTTCCCGGTCCATCCCGACTACATCGACACCTTCGAGCGCGTCACGGCGGTGGAGAAGCGCGAGGTGCTCAAGACCATCTCTCTGGCCATGAAGAAGCTGCTCGACCAGGAGGTGCCGGAGGACCGGCCCGGTCTCATCGCCTACGACAGCTACTGGACGAACCTGCGCGAGAATCCCTCCTTCCGCGCCGTCCCAGACATCAAGGCGGTGATCGATTGCAGCCAGGTTCTGGAGTCCCGCGTCACACAGGCCTTCACCCGGCCGGCGTACAAGCCCATGGCGCTCCGCATCATCCACGCGCTCTCGGTCCACCGGCTGACGACCGGAGACATCTACGCACCCTTGGGCGCCACGGCCGAAGAGCTGCGCGACGCGCTCTGTCTCTACCAGCCCGGCATCGAGGAGCTGGGCGGAGACCCGGCCGACGACCTCCTGTCCCAAGTGGAAACGGTCCTGCGCGAGATCCACAAGACCGTCAGCGGCCAGTTCATCTCCTCCAACCCGGACAACCGGCAGTTCTACCTGGATCTCAAGAAGACCGACGATTTCGACGCGCTCATCGAGAAGCGCGCCGAGAGCCTCGATGCCTCCCAGCTCGACCGCTATTACTACGAGGCCCTGAAACGGGTCATGGAGTGCACCGACCAGACCTACGTCACCGGCTACAAGATCTGGCAGCACGAGCTGGAATGGCTGGAGCACAAGGCGGCAAGACAAGGATATCTCTTCTTCGGCGCTCCCAACGAGCGCTCGACGGCCGTGCCGCCCCGTGATTTCTACCTCTACTTCATCCAGCCCTTCGATCCGCCGCACTTCAAGGACGAGAAGAAGGCCGATGAAGTGTTCTTTCGCTTGAAGCTTGCAACCACGGATAAACACGGATCAACACAGATGGAACAAGTAAATCCGGGTTCATCCGCGTCCATCCGTGGTTCTTATCCCGGCGATGAATTCCGGACCGCGCTGACGAACTACGCGGCGGCGCTGGACCTCGCGCCCACCTCGAGCGGCCACGCCAAAGCCACCTACGAGTCCAAGGCCACCGGATTCCTGCGGGACCTGGTGGGCTGGCTGCAGAAGCACATGACCGATGCCTTCGAGGTGACCTACCAGGGACGCACGAAAAGCGTCGGCGAGTCTTTGCGTCAAGCGTCAAGCGTCTTGAACCGTTTGGGAGGGGACGCGCGACGTTGGACGCGCGACGCGCAGACTCCGGGCGAAGCCCGGCTCAACTTCCGTGACCTGGTGAACACCATCGCCGGCATCGTCCTGTCCGCACACTTTCAGGACCAGGCGCCCGAGTATCCCTACTTCTCGGTGCTCATCACGGGCCAAAACCGCGAGCAGGCGGCACAGGACGCCCTGCGCGCCATCGCCGGACAGAATCGCACCAAGCAGGCGACCGCCGTGCTCGACGCCCTGGAGCTCCTCGACGGCGAGCGGCTCGATCCGTACCGCTCCAAGTACGCCACGCACATCCTGAACATCCTCAAGAAGAAGGGGCATGGCCAGGTGGTCAACCGCTCGGAGCTAATCCAGGAGGTCTACGGCGTCGAGTACTTCGCACCGGACAAGGGCTACCGTCTGGAGCCGGAATGGGCTGTCGTGGTCCTGGCCGCGCTGGTCTACTCCGGTGACTTGGTGCTATCGATTCCCGGCAAGAAGTTCGACGCCACCGGGCTGCCGCAGCTGGCCGCGACGAGCATCGACGAGCTGGCCCACTTCAAGCACATCGAGCGGCCCAAGGACTGGAACCTGCCCGCGCTCAAGGCACTCTTCGAGCTGCTCGGACTCACGCCGGGCATGGCGCAGCTCGTCACCCAGGGCAAGGAAGAGCCGGTCCAGCAGCTCCAGAAAGCCATCTCCGAGTACGTCGAACGTCTTGTTCGGGCGCAGCAGATCGTCCGGGAAGGGATCGTGTTCTGGGGACAAAACCTCATCAGTCCAAGGTCCGATGTCCAAAGTCCAAAGTCGGGCGACATTGGACCTTCGACCTTGGACCAGAGACTCAGCGCCTGCAAAGAATTTCTCGAATCGTTGCAGGCGTTCAACTCGCCCGGCAAGCTCAAGAACTTCCGCTACGACGCCCAGGAGGTGAAACGTCACGAAGACGGCCTGAAGGCCCTCTCGGAGATCGAGTCCCTGCAGGAGCTGGTGAGCGACCTGGGTCCGGTGGCCTCCTATCTCTCCACCGCCGAGGCGGTGCTGCCCACGGACCACGAGTGGGTGGAGCGGATGAAGGCGACACGGGACGCAGTGCTCGCGCAGGTGTCGGACCCGGCCCAGCGCACGTCCAGCGCTTTCCGTCAGCAGACCTTGCGCAAGCTCACCGACCTCAAGAAGTCCTACGTGCAAGCCTATCTCGCCATGCACACCCGTGCCCGACTGGGCGTGAACGAGGACAAGCGCAAGAGCGCGCTGATGGGAGACGAGCGGCTCAAGACCCTCTCGAGGCTGTCCACCATCGATCTGATGCCGCGCCAGCACCTGACCGATTTCCAGAACCGTCTGGCCGGCCTGAAGAGCTGCTTCGCGCTCACCGAGCAGGACCTCGACGCATCGCCGGTCTGCCCGCATTGCGGCTTCCGTCCTTCGGCCGAAATAGTCCGAGGTCCAAAGTCCAATGTCCAAAGTTACAGCGACCTTGGACCTGGGACCTTGGACTTTGGGCTGGTGAACGCTGCGGTTGTCTTAGACCAGCTCGACGATGAGCTCGACAAGATGATCGAAGATTGGACCGCGACGTTGATCACCAACCTGGAGGACCCGACCACCCGCGGCAACCTCGACCTGCTCAAGCCCGAGCCCAGGAAGCTGGTGGACGCCTTCCTCAAGGAGCGGAAGCTGCCCGAGGAGCTGGGCCAGGATTTCATTCACGCCCTGCAGGAGGTGCTCTCCGGGCTGGTCAAGGTCGCGGTGAAGACCGAGGATCTGCGCGCAGCCCTTCTCAAAGGCGGCTCACCGGCGACGCCGGCGGAGATGAAGAAACGCTTTGAGGAATACCTCGAAGAACTCACCAAGGGCAACGAGCAAGGGAAAGTTCGGATTGTTCTCGAATAA